A genomic window from Lycium barbarum isolate Lr01 chromosome 4, ASM1917538v2, whole genome shotgun sequence includes:
- the LOC132637896 gene encoding uncharacterized protein LOC132637896, with product MGSGGGALIRDNQGNFIFAYNFNLGQGTSNMAEASALLDGLKWWANNGINLVWGENDSLLLVKCIKREWKSLWKIAKEIQQIQNLVEENGFNISHCFREANKPADKLASFSHSTNGIQVFNSFSVVPRSVRELINLDKWNLPSFRIRPVKPSLRVYDPP from the coding sequence catttttgcctataACTTTAATCTGGGGCAGGGTACTAGCAACATGGCTGAAGCTTCAGCTTTATTAGATGGCCTGAAATGGTGGGCAAACAATGGAATCAATTTAGTATGGGGAGAGAATGATTCCCTTCTACTCGTTAAATGCATTAAAAGAGAGTGGAAATCACTATGGAAGATTGCAAAAGAGATTCAGCAAATTCAGAATCTAGTTGAGGAAAATGGATTCAACATCAGCCACTGTTTTAGAGAAGCCAACAAACCTGCAGATAAGTTAGCTTCCTTCAGTCACAGTACTAATGGAATCCAAGTCTTCAACTCCTTCTCTGTGGTTCCCAGATCAGTTAGAGAGCTAATCAACTTGGACAAATGGAACCTGCCTAGTTTCAGAATCAGACCTGTCAAACCATCCCTACGTGTGTATGATCCACCTTGA